The following are from one region of the Leptospira selangorensis genome:
- a CDS encoding SHOCT domain-containing protein — translation MRKLSRRNWEKLAACLKKPIRAKKKNLKLLSFFLTLLFTISCLSSQRKGMASSSDSIVLYYLKKSSETPLFLQAGTWLPIASGVLAGAGPDQLDRAEFISRWEKLFKFTGISNTGVFNSEPIRLFTEDESFRLGELLFRAESEIPDGLPQAYQVIIKREDPIRPGLRIRRTIFYIRNSPEGIVLEFSELGQVLDFQTTYSFQDWTLVPIVKPEPSSNNSIYLPEIRPEGLDYLVLPTEVEEVKNRILVKNGFWTANPSKKNVGTPTKKIPKTIEDRLRTLQELLDKGLISKQEYEKKKAEILKEL, via the coding sequence GTGCGAAAATTAAGCCGGAGGAATTGGGAAAAATTGGCAGCATGCTTAAAAAAACCGATTCGGGCAAAAAAGAAAAATCTTAAACTTCTAAGTTTCTTTCTTACCCTTCTATTTACGATCTCCTGTTTGTCTTCCCAAAGAAAGGGAATGGCTTCCTCTTCGGATTCAATCGTATTATATTATCTTAAAAAAAGCTCGGAGACTCCTCTCTTCTTACAAGCAGGGACTTGGTTGCCTATTGCTTCGGGAGTTTTGGCCGGTGCCGGTCCGGATCAATTGGATAGGGCAGAGTTCATTTCGAGATGGGAAAAACTTTTTAAATTCACTGGAATTTCAAATACAGGCGTTTTTAATTCGGAACCGATCCGACTATTTACGGAAGATGAATCTTTTCGTTTGGGTGAATTATTATTCAGAGCAGAGTCTGAAATCCCGGACGGACTTCCGCAGGCATACCAAGTAATTATTAAAAGAGAAGATCCGATCCGTCCAGGACTCAGGATCAGAAGGACTATTTTTTATATTAGAAATAGCCCGGAAGGAATCGTATTAGAATTTTCTGAACTAGGACAGGTGCTCGATTTTCAGACTACTTATTCCTTTCAAGACTGGACATTAGTTCCTATCGTAAAGCCGGAACCTTCTTCCAATAACTCTATTTATCTTCCGGAGATCCGTCCTGAAGGTTTAGATTATCTTGTTTTACCAACGGAAGTAGAAGAAGTCAAAAATCGTATTCTTGTAAAAAACGGTTTTTGGACCGCAAATCCTTCTAAGAAAAACGTTGGAACTCCTACCAAAAAAATCCCTAAAACGATAGAAGATCGTTTGAGAACATTGCAGGAACTTTTGGATAAGGGATTGATCTCTAAACAGGAATACGAAAAGAAGAAGGCAGAAATTCTAAAAGAGCTGTAA
- a CDS encoding SIMPL domain-containing protein — MKKILFGCILLFASLGSTFAEQEKVLIVSGFSKVAVPAELVEIRIGVETESKTAEEAHERTSSKTDTLVKYLKKQSLLSLQTEAIRLQTIYEYPKSGGRQIKGYVASNTVLIRAKVESAGKLIDESIQNGANQIIGIRLQATDANLEKASQEALQLAAKDARKKADIILSALGLKFKDFVEIRADFQEISEPLPVMDGFQTMSAKSATPIEAGNLFREAKILLKVSY, encoded by the coding sequence ATGAAAAAAATATTATTCGGGTGCATATTATTATTCGCTAGCCTAGGTTCCACATTCGCAGAACAAGAAAAAGTCCTGATCGTTAGCGGATTCTCCAAAGTTGCAGTACCAGCGGAATTAGTAGAGATCCGTATCGGAGTAGAAACGGAATCTAAAACAGCAGAAGAGGCTCATGAAAGAACTTCTTCAAAGACTGATACTCTCGTAAAATATCTCAAAAAGCAGTCCTTACTTTCATTACAAACGGAAGCAATCCGTCTGCAAACAATATACGAATATCCTAAATCTGGAGGACGACAGATCAAAGGTTATGTAGCGTCCAATACAGTTTTAATAAGAGCTAAAGTAGAATCTGCAGGAAAACTAATTGATGAATCCATACAAAATGGAGCGAATCAAATCATAGGGATCCGATTACAGGCAACGGATGCAAATTTAGAAAAGGCTTCTCAAGAAGCTTTACAATTAGCAGCGAAGGATGCTCGCAAAAAAGCTGATATAATTCTCTCAGCACTCGGTTTAAAATTTAAGGATTTTGTAGAGATAAGAGCCGACTTCCAAGAAATTTCCGAACCACTTCCTGTCATGGATGGTTTTCAAACTATGAGCGCAAAATCTGCGACTCCAATCGAAGCTGGAAATTTATTTCGTGAAGCAAAGATCTTATTGAAGGTTTCTTATTAA
- a CDS encoding M48 family metallopeptidase: MLRNRLLFFVILLASGATISFLAIKSKANVEMPATLSPAFQLLGKPIKTLDRSLTKLMPISDLDEKKLGDSVALRYESYADEKDPDLIYLRSLVSNLTVGKDKRFEYRIFIMDSSIPNAYAMPGGVLFVTKGLLSMVNSEAELVAVIGHEIGHVELSHCMDMVRGELLAKKIGASTLGELADLTAAILLKPSFGKNQEDEADSYGYDLLLREYYDPFAMGRTFLKLQEASGGKENATSPIQEYFMTHPYLSHRSEKFTEKAKREEEGKYYVGKKNLKKRVSRYQDELDKEFVKY; this comes from the coding sequence ATGCTCCGTAACCGATTATTATTCTTCGTTATTCTTTTAGCGTCCGGAGCCACCATCTCATTTTTAGCGATAAAGAGTAAGGCGAATGTGGAAATGCCCGCCACTCTTTCTCCCGCATTCCAACTATTGGGAAAACCGATCAAAACCTTGGATCGTTCTCTTACAAAACTTATGCCTATTAGCGATCTGGATGAGAAGAAGTTAGGAGATTCAGTTGCATTACGTTACGAGTCCTATGCAGATGAAAAAGATCCGGATCTGATCTATTTAAGAAGTCTGGTTTCCAATCTTACTGTCGGGAAAGATAAAAGATTCGAGTATAGGATTTTTATAATGGATTCTTCCATTCCGAATGCCTATGCAATGCCCGGTGGGGTCTTATTCGTAACCAAGGGACTTCTCTCCATGGTAAATTCAGAAGCGGAATTGGTCGCAGTAATCGGACATGAAATCGGCCATGTAGAGCTTTCTCACTGCATGGACATGGTGAGAGGAGAATTATTAGCGAAGAAGATCGGTGCCTCTACTCTAGGAGAGCTTGCAGATTTAACCGCAGCCATACTTCTAAAACCTTCTTTCGGAAAAAATCAAGAAGATGAAGCCGACTCCTACGGTTATGACCTACTGCTCAGAGAATATTATGATCCGTTTGCAATGGGAAGGACCTTCCTCAAACTACAAGAAGCAAGCGGTGGAAAAGAAAATGCCACTTCTCCCATCCAAGAATATTTTATGACACATCCTTACCTTTCTCATCGTTCCGAAAAATTTACGGAGAAGGCGAAACGAGAAGAAGAAGGAAAATATTATGTAGGGAAGAAGAACTTAAAAAAGCGGGTTAGCCGTTACCAAGACGAACTTGATAAAGAATTCGTAAAATACTGA
- a CDS encoding DUF2339 domain-containing protein, translating to MYFLIGLFAFFAGIFYLIIPFILLSKINGLLERIQDLENQLKEKGPSTLPETQAEKKKPPIKEEKPILVKETIPEAKKEVPSSKPVPKVPKPAAVPPAIIKQGPQLIAKKSEAWEKFEKQIANNWTGILGTIILVMGVGFLGIYAALNMSPFFRFLMVLGIGIGLFVISILLVKKEFWEQIGYWIRSGSGAVILFSCIAAVSVPGMKWIESEFYALILVIAGILVNLGLAWQTSQQKFASLHIVLSLISLAILPLSTLIFFLAVGVSAFSVVLSYRTKWEFHLIQTAISFLILNFLYKGHFTEQLHVLNSPLSRTWGILGTLVVGIPSILAHYRKIYSSANIQKLPFITHLIIWAGIGLGLSVYSTGSKWNPPVLISVSIGLFFWARTAREKLNIRWLYLTDTLVSLALASIGVILLTRWEVDLFLINVYVSLLFSIFFIVSAEEKENLLKNIGAVLLHISWVWYILLLIIKYFSGLNLGAWPVVITTIVMIILTFLIQFYDEIRNKESSTASDDVYGVGGDDRISPAGLFSGLLASAICFQLFDWKHSELYLPAFGIILLVIRQNRNWNGLGVGIFFFVAALHFEVIYRIYSLERWEVLLRDLPTILFCFLMIPLSKVKLSPDKIRYFSSPGAVLLSLHIVFLAYWATQSLSPFLPGILWLLLSLVYLETKNFFSEREKEWENTWKSSINSAGPVWQFFALTFVGLFLGAHILVHLQSELYVGIFKIRFLIQALAIGVFLYWAKSPNSKKETPNYWNSLLPLFWELTGIFITAIIALEIPNTWLPVAWVVWAFFLNQISLKTSWEISRFRFYSLCFYWYSCIHVAFISSSALTPSEYWANQEWLGGLIGIALQIVYLVRIQLLPPFQGIEVEGYPGKIRNLSEKLDQRSDYTIFYPLFAAGAFFLFWSFDSSLLTLLWMVEVFIVFSMGLILKKEHFRYVSLVAMIVCLLRLIFWDLSQSSTITRALVFLGVGGILILMNTLYGKFGNKEKTDAP from the coding sequence ATGTATTTTTTGATCGGTTTGTTTGCATTCTTCGCGGGAATATTCTACCTTATCATTCCATTCATTTTACTATCCAAAATAAACGGACTCCTGGAAAGGATCCAAGATCTTGAGAACCAATTAAAGGAGAAGGGACCTTCTACCCTTCCTGAAACCCAAGCAGAAAAGAAAAAACCGCCTATCAAAGAAGAAAAACCTATCTTGGTAAAGGAAACAATCCCCGAAGCCAAAAAAGAAGTCCCTTCTTCCAAGCCGGTTCCGAAAGTTCCAAAACCTGCAGCAGTACCTCCTGCTATTATAAAACAAGGACCTCAACTAATAGCTAAAAAATCAGAGGCTTGGGAAAAATTCGAAAAACAAATCGCGAACAATTGGACCGGGATCTTAGGAACAATCATACTCGTGATGGGTGTTGGATTCTTAGGAATTTATGCCGCCTTGAACATGTCACCATTCTTTAGATTCTTAATGGTATTAGGGATCGGAATCGGCTTATTCGTTATTTCCATACTTCTAGTTAAAAAAGAATTCTGGGAGCAGATTGGATATTGGATCCGAAGCGGTTCAGGTGCAGTCATATTATTCTCTTGTATTGCTGCAGTTTCCGTTCCTGGAATGAAATGGATAGAGTCTGAATTCTATGCGCTCATCTTAGTCATTGCAGGAATTTTAGTGAACCTGGGACTCGCTTGGCAGACTTCTCAACAAAAGTTTGCAAGTCTTCATATCGTATTAAGTTTAATCTCTCTGGCAATCCTTCCATTGAGCACTTTGATCTTCTTCTTAGCAGTTGGAGTTTCCGCTTTTAGCGTGGTTTTATCTTATAGAACTAAATGGGAATTTCATTTAATACAAACTGCGATCTCCTTTTTAATTTTAAATTTTCTTTATAAAGGACATTTCACAGAACAATTACATGTGTTAAATTCTCCTCTTTCCAGAACCTGGGGAATTTTAGGAACTCTTGTAGTCGGAATACCATCCATCTTAGCTCATTATAGAAAAATATATTCTTCTGCAAATATCCAAAAACTTCCTTTTATTACTCACTTGATCATTTGGGCAGGGATCGGCTTAGGTTTATCGGTGTATTCGACAGGATCCAAATGGAATCCTCCTGTTCTAATCTCTGTTTCGATCGGATTATTTTTCTGGGCAAGAACCGCTCGAGAAAAGTTAAATATACGCTGGCTCTACCTCACTGATACTTTAGTATCCTTGGCCCTTGCTTCGATCGGAGTAATATTACTCACTCGATGGGAAGTGGATCTATTCCTGATTAACGTATATGTTTCACTTCTATTCTCTATCTTCTTTATTGTGAGTGCTGAAGAAAAAGAAAATCTACTCAAGAATATAGGAGCAGTGCTTCTTCATATCTCTTGGGTCTGGTATATTCTTCTTCTGATCATAAAGTATTTCAGCGGATTGAATCTGGGAGCATGGCCAGTCGTCATCACTACGATCGTAATGATCATCCTTACATTCTTGATCCAATTCTATGATGAGATAAGAAATAAGGAAAGCTCCACTGCAAGCGACGATGTTTACGGAGTAGGAGGAGATGATAGAATTTCTCCTGCAGGTCTTTTTTCCGGGCTATTAGCATCTGCCATTTGTTTCCAATTATTCGACTGGAAACATTCGGAGCTGTATCTTCCTGCATTTGGAATCATTTTGTTGGTTATCCGACAAAACAGAAATTGGAACGGTTTAGGAGTTGGAATATTCTTCTTTGTCGCCGCATTACACTTTGAAGTGATCTATAGAATTTATTCTTTGGAAAGATGGGAAGTATTACTTAGAGATCTTCCTACGATCTTATTCTGTTTCTTAATGATCCCACTTTCCAAAGTGAAACTAAGTCCAGACAAGATCAGATATTTTTCTTCTCCAGGAGCTGTACTTCTTTCCTTACATATCGTATTCTTAGCATATTGGGCTACCCAAAGCCTTTCTCCGTTCTTACCGGGAATACTCTGGCTTCTTCTTTCGTTGGTATATTTGGAAACAAAAAACTTTTTCTCAGAAAGAGAGAAAGAATGGGAGAACACTTGGAAGTCTTCTATTAATTCCGCAGGGCCCGTTTGGCAATTTTTTGCACTGACATTCGTAGGATTGTTTTTAGGAGCTCATATTCTAGTTCATCTTCAATCGGAACTATATGTGGGAATTTTCAAGATCAGATTCCTGATCCAAGCATTAGCCATCGGAGTATTTTTATATTGGGCAAAAAGCCCGAATTCTAAAAAAGAAACTCCAAACTACTGGAATTCTCTTTTGCCTTTGTTCTGGGAATTAACCGGAATATTTATCACTGCCATCATCGCATTAGAAATTCCGAATACATGGTTGCCGGTTGCCTGGGTCGTTTGGGCATTCTTCCTGAATCAGATCAGTTTAAAAACTTCTTGGGAAATTTCCAGATTTAGATTTTATTCTCTCTGCTTTTATTGGTATTCTTGTATTCATGTGGCATTCATTTCCAGTTCAGCACTGACTCCTTCTGAATACTGGGCAAACCAAGAATGGTTAGGCGGACTAATCGGGATCGCATTGCAGATTGTTTATTTAGTGAGGATCCAACTTCTTCCTCCATTCCAAGGAATAGAAGTAGAAGGTTATCCCGGCAAGATCAGAAACCTCTCCGAAAAATTGGACCAAAGATCCGACTATACCATATTCTATCCTTTGTTTGCAGCAGGAGCATTCTTCTTATTCTGGAGTTTTGATTCTTCTTTATTAACTCTGTTATGGATGGTAGAAGTGTTCATCGTTTTCTCAATGGGACTCATTCTGAAAAAAGAACATTTTCGTTATGTATCCTTGGTAGCAATGATCGTATGTTTACTTAGATTGATCTTTTGGGATCTTTCTCAATCTTCCACGATCACTCGCGCTTTAGTATTCTTAGGAGTGGGGGGAATACTGATCTTGATGAACACTCTTTACGGCAAATTTGGAAATAAGGAGAAAACAGATGCTCCGTAA
- a CDS encoding PAS domain S-box protein, whose amino-acid sequence MESSLSQLNILKQFFERIGDGVLVFSSSGNLIEANPAALQVLGYSAKELKEIDFNLISDIRNGIFESLKKEDKTNWYLGYFLLKSKEIRTFYCQGFKIQGETDSETTTWIHIRSPKQQSELSKEDITHPEIGWRALEKFFDMNPLPMAITEIETGKYLKVNRQFCIQVKYSEDEIVGKSALELGFWSSAETRADIVEDIKKEGFVRDIELRFTNKLGEEFWGLFSAHPIEYAGSLKLLTITVPITDRVREEVEKQKLLDDLKENQEILNQIIKLNPTAITLSKSDGTYLDANDVFLSLIGKTNEEILGKSPADLGVYYDLSDREIIRGLLIQKGAVDNLEVKMGTADGKIRSILFSARVIDAGGEKKILAVGHDITHIKEAQSDLENLATELEKSKELFQRLFQLIPSAVVLTDLVSRKIIDVNERFLELIKLKRSEVIGKLTTDIKIWDYDPDRRAEIYKNLDEKGEVSNIETVFRTADGIGMPVLYSGRIVKLNGRPHVISLATDIRERLEAEEETRRLNAEVRHNKELFEKIFQMNPAAVSLSDLETGTYREINQEYCELIGYTREQIIGKTSFELGIWKGPLDRAKIRKELEEFGWSKNIEATINRSDNTERHVISGNRVFKIGDKMMLLALLIDVTDKKKVEQERDQYLLQLEESKDLFEKVFDLNPDTICISDLETGKYISVNSMFYDLFGYTKEEAIGKNSVDLGIWPDPNLKRKLINQMKEEGILRDLDIPFIRKDGSIVDSIFSGRIVNLVGRPAIVAITKDNTAGKAAAREKEEENLKVSEQARVLLNMATDPDFASGNISAGLNNIVKMCTETLGCDRASIWLFSDREKTIWSLVSGWDQKFLSYMDPSIMDLKEYPKYFASMKTERLVDAYDVLNDPRTSEFAESYSIPLEIQSLLNAPIFLRGGIYGAICLEHRGALRRWKGFEQQFVVTVAEQVTQLILNSERREAKEELENAVRIRTSELASALDNLKKTQDQLILSEKMAALGQLVAGIAHEINNPLGAISALSGELRAYLDSSPERLKKLGPFFAEAEPSYIKRLSEFIRAGISNKEIQVSREERRNVLKKLKNTLGELGFENSYDLADRLMDVGLYHSTEEFPEIFEAKTNLALLDFAIEEIQTYKNAASIRLAVDRTSKIVYALKSFAHIDSGEGKIETDLAENIETVLTIYHNQIKNGVEVELDFQARPIIHAYPDDLIQVWTNLIYNSLQAMQFKGKIKISILDSDSDVSVLISDNGPGIPADIKSKIFDPFYTTKAPGEGSGLGLDISRRIVLKHGGRIEFNSKPGKTVFKVLLPKT is encoded by the coding sequence TTGGAATCTTCCCTTTCACAGCTCAATATCCTCAAACAGTTTTTCGAAAGGATCGGGGACGGAGTTCTTGTATTCTCTTCTTCGGGAAATCTGATCGAAGCGAATCCTGCTGCATTACAGGTCTTGGGCTATTCTGCCAAAGAATTGAAAGAGATAGATTTTAATCTGATTTCCGATATTCGGAACGGGATCTTTGAAAGTCTCAAAAAAGAAGATAAAACAAATTGGTACTTAGGATATTTTTTACTTAAGAGTAAAGAGATCAGGACATTTTACTGCCAAGGTTTTAAGATCCAAGGTGAAACAGATTCAGAAACTACAACTTGGATCCATATTCGTTCTCCTAAACAACAAAGTGAACTTTCTAAAGAAGATATAACTCATCCGGAAATCGGATGGAGAGCTCTCGAAAAATTTTTCGATATGAATCCTTTGCCTATGGCGATCACAGAGATCGAAACAGGCAAATATCTAAAAGTAAACAGACAGTTTTGTATTCAGGTAAAATATTCCGAAGATGAAATCGTAGGCAAAAGTGCATTAGAACTTGGCTTTTGGAGTTCCGCAGAAACAAGAGCCGATATAGTAGAAGATATCAAAAAAGAAGGTTTCGTTCGAGATATAGAATTACGTTTTACGAATAAATTAGGGGAAGAATTTTGGGGACTCTTCTCCGCTCACCCTATCGAATATGCAGGTTCTTTAAAACTACTTACGATCACGGTTCCAATTACGGACAGAGTAAGAGAAGAAGTAGAAAAACAAAAACTTTTAGACGACCTAAAAGAGAACCAAGAGATCTTAAATCAGATCATCAAATTAAATCCTACCGCAATCACATTATCCAAATCTGACGGAACCTATTTGGACGCAAATGATGTGTTCTTAAGTTTGATCGGAAAAACCAATGAAGAGATCCTAGGTAAGTCTCCTGCCGATCTAGGCGTTTATTACGATCTAAGTGATAGAGAGATTATACGTGGGCTTCTAATCCAAAAAGGTGCAGTGGATAATCTAGAAGTGAAGATGGGGACGGCCGACGGAAAGATCCGGTCTATTCTATTTTCAGCTAGAGTGATAGATGCAGGCGGTGAAAAAAAGATCTTAGCTGTAGGTCACGACATTACTCATATCAAAGAAGCACAATCTGACTTGGAAAATCTTGCGACTGAACTTGAAAAGAGTAAGGAACTTTTCCAAAGATTATTCCAATTAATACCTTCGGCGGTTGTTCTTACGGATTTGGTCTCTAGAAAGATCATAGATGTGAACGAAAGATTTTTAGAACTTATAAAACTCAAAAGATCGGAAGTGATCGGAAAGCTCACTACTGATATTAAGATCTGGGACTATGATCCGGATAGAAGGGCTGAAATTTATAAAAATCTGGATGAGAAGGGAGAAGTCAGTAATATAGAAACGGTCTTCAGAACGGCAGATGGAATAGGGATGCCCGTTCTATATTCCGGAAGGATCGTAAAATTAAACGGAAGACCTCATGTTATTTCTCTCGCAACTGATATCAGAGAACGTCTAGAAGCGGAAGAAGAAACCAGAAGATTGAACGCAGAGGTCCGACATAATAAGGAGCTCTTTGAGAAAATTTTCCAAATGAATCCTGCCGCGGTTTCTCTTTCGGATCTGGAAACCGGAACCTACAGAGAGATCAACCAAGAATATTGCGAACTGATTGGATATACTAGAGAACAGATCATAGGAAAAACTTCCTTCGAGTTAGGGATATGGAAAGGTCCTTTAGATAGGGCAAAGATCCGTAAAGAATTAGAAGAATTCGGTTGGTCTAAAAATATAGAAGCAACCATCAATCGATCGGATAATACCGAAAGACATGTGATTTCGGGAAATAGGGTATTTAAGATCGGAGATAAGATGATGCTTTTGGCTCTTCTTATTGATGTTACGGATAAGAAAAAAGTGGAACAAGAAAGAGATCAGTATCTTCTACAACTAGAAGAAAGTAAGGATCTTTTCGAAAAAGTATTCGATCTAAACCCGGACACTATTTGTATTTCCGATCTGGAAACAGGCAAGTATATCAGTGTGAACTCGATGTTCTACGACTTATTCGGATATACAAAAGAAGAAGCAATAGGAAAGAACTCTGTAGATCTAGGAATTTGGCCTGATCCAAATCTAAAACGTAAATTAATCAACCAAATGAAAGAAGAAGGAATATTAAGAGATCTTGATATTCCATTTATTAGAAAAGACGGAAGTATTGTAGATTCAATTTTTTCAGGCCGTATCGTAAACTTAGTAGGAAGACCGGCGATAGTTGCGATTACAAAAGACAATACGGCTGGAAAAGCGGCAGCGAGGGAAAAAGAAGAAGAGAACTTAAAAGTTTCTGAACAGGCAAGAGTTCTTTTGAACATGGCGACCGATCCTGATTTTGCTTCAGGCAATATTTCCGCAGGTTTAAATAATATAGTCAAAATGTGCACGGAAACATTGGGTTGTGATCGTGCATCTATCTGGCTTTTTTCCGATAGAGAAAAAACAATCTGGTCTTTGGTCTCAGGATGGGATCAAAAATTTCTATCTTATATGGATCCATCCATAATGGATCTAAAAGAATATCCGAAATATTTCGCTTCGATGAAGACCGAAAGATTAGTGGATGCATACGATGTGTTGAACGATCCAAGAACTTCTGAATTTGCGGAGTCTTATAGTATTCCTCTTGAGATCCAATCCTTATTAAATGCTCCTATCTTTTTAAGAGGCGGAATTTACGGAGCCATTTGTTTAGAACATAGAGGTGCTCTTCGCAGATGGAAAGGTTTCGAGCAACAATTCGTAGTCACAGTTGCTGAACAAGTCACTCAACTAATATTAAATTCCGAAAGAAGAGAAGCTAAAGAAGAACTAGAAAATGCGGTTCGTATCCGAACTTCAGAGTTGGCTTCCGCTTTGGATAATTTGAAAAAAACTCAGGACCAACTTATCCTTTCCGAAAAAATGGCGGCGCTCGGACAGTTGGTTGCAGGTATCGCTCATGAGATCAATAATCCATTAGGAGCAATCTCAGCTTTGAGCGGCGAATTAAGGGCTTATTTAGATTCTTCCCCTGAACGTTTGAAAAAATTGGGTCCATTCTTTGCCGAAGCAGAACCAAGTTATATTAAACGATTATCCGAGTTTATTCGTGCAGGAATTTCAAATAAGGAAATTCAGGTCTCAAGAGAAGAAAGAAGGAATGTTCTCAAAAAATTAAAGAATACTCTAGGCGAACTTGGTTTTGAAAATTCATACGATCTTGCCGACAGACTGATGGATGTAGGCTTGTATCATTCTACTGAAGAATTCCCTGAAATTTTCGAAGCCAAAACAAATCTTGCTCTCTTGGATTTTGCGATCGAAGAGATCCAAACATATAAGAATGCAGCATCCATTCGTTTGGCGGTAGATAGAACTTCTAAAATAGTTTATGCTCTTAAAAGTTTTGCTCATATCGATTCTGGCGAAGGTAAGATCGAAACTGATCTTGCAGAGAATATAGAGACTGTTCTTACAATCTATCATAACCAGATCAAGAACGGAGTCGAAGTAGAATTGGATTTCCAAGCGAGACCGATCATCCATGCTTATCCGGATGATTTGATCCAGGTTTGGACAAACTTAATTTACAATTCCCTTCAGGCCATGCAGTTCAAAGGAAAGATCAAAATTTCGATTTTGGATTCTGACTCTGATGTTTCCGTTTTGATTTCAGACAATGGTCCAGGTATCCCTGCGGATATTAAATCTAAAATATTCGATCCTTTTTATACCACCAAGGCTCCTGGAGAAGGAAGCGGTCTGGGTCTGGATATTTCCAGAAGGATCGTTTTAAAACATGGAGGAAGAATAGAATTCAACTCCAAGCCAGGAAAGACGGTATTTAAGGTACTTCTTCCTAAGACTTGA